TGTCTCCGAgctccgactctctttctcatttttataaatgatcacCTTTCTGAAACTTATAATCAACTTAACGTAAAACAGCGCAATGATGACTATTGTCAAGTCAACAACGGAGATCTTTTATTCGCTGAAAAAGTAACAcgaattttgtttgcattttccTAATTACAATGCCGTTATCAAtaacaaataaaagcaaaagCCAATAAGCGCTTTATTTTTAGGGAATCCTGTATATCGAAAAATATATCCTAAATGAAAGATTCCACTCAGTACTTCTTttctttaaagaaattaaaaaataatcaccgTTTTTCAGGCTCATACGTTAGTAGTGCCCCATAACAAGTCTAGAAACAGCTGGAATTACTgcagaaaaaatcattttatccaagacaacaaattcaaataaaaaaaatgcattttgtgtatgaaaatcatattaaaaaaatatatattagtatcaaaaaaatattcacttaaaaactaaattattttcTCACAGGGAATTAACGTGGGACTTCCCAGATTCATAATAATCACAGACAATTTTGGCCCACAAGAGAGGTTTctcttcttttattatttttttttattaattgcgCCCAACAGGTACCACGTTTTTCTATTTATCTAGATTATAGTTTAACTGCTCTAATTAAAGCATCACCATGATCAGGGATAAATTGTTTTGCACTGGCCACACATGTTTGTTTAAGCGAATGTTCCGGAGAACGTTTATTGCACTCATCGAAATAGCACTTCTCGATACCATGTAAAAATTCTACAATCAACTTTGTATCGCCTCCATTCGGTCCAACAAAGTACTCACATTCATAGTTGAAATCTTTCAGATCTCGAACGCAACAATCGAGAAAGTCGGCATTGGAAGAAAACCAAGAATTAAGTTTAATTAAGGGAATGCTAAGTTGATCACGTAACACGCCTGTTACCCAGGTATCATCAATCCAGAAGAATTTTTCAGTTTGTGATTGTCGAACTAGCTGCAAAGTGGTGTTTGGGTTGGTTATGTACAACCAACCGGATAGATACGCTGGATAGACATCGGAGGCGTATTCGTCTCTTGTTACAAACCACTTGTTGGCAGTAAGGCGAATTGGTGTCTTATTGTCTAGTATATAGCCAGCCATGAAGCTCTTTGGAAATCCCTTAATCTCCAAACTCTCAAGGTAATTTTTCAAATGGAACACATCATAAACAACATCATCATCCATTTTGATGATGAACTTGGCCCTAAAACAATTGGTACTTGCCCATTTGAGACCCATAATGTGTTTGTAGGTGAGATTTCGATATGCTTCCATAAAATTACCCTGCAGAATATCCCCAAACTTCTTATTCTCATCGAGAACTTGAGATTGTGTAATGTATTTCTCAGTTTTTGGGATTTCAGCTAAAAGAAAAACTCTCGAAAATCCCATTTCAATGAGTTTGCCTTGGGGAATGGCCCGTCGATGGGCAGCTCGTAATTCATCATGTCCAACATAGCAAGTAACAATTATAATACCTGTTTGttacgaaataaaaacaaacattaataCGCAACATTCCTGAGATTATGAGCAATTAAATTCAGACCTATTAATTCCCTTCCATTTCTTTTACAAATATCATTATTAATTTCAtacttgaaattgtttaaatttaccAAAGTTCCACTTTGTATTTCTTCTTCAATTTGACGAACTGTTTCGACAGAAATAAATTCGTCATGATAAGAATCGTTTTGTTGGTTTAGTGAGGAGAATAGAATCAAGATGAATGCTATGGCGATGAGACAtgatagaattttgaaagcaattCGTCCTCGTGTAATCATGTCTTCTcatcgaaattttatttatttttaatctagatttaatttaaaatctagAGAATTGGTGCGTGGgaatgggaaaaaaataaatgttttttttctgtatctagctaaataaacaaatgaaaatattatgaCAGGTGGTTGGGTTTGGAAGCTACTGGGAAAAGATGGTCAGTTCACAATAGTGGTTAATGG
This DNA window, taken from Episyrphus balteatus chromosome 2, idEpiBalt1.1, whole genome shotgun sequence, encodes the following:
- the LOC129909828 gene encoding beta-1,3-galactosyltransferase 5, whose protein sequence is MITRGRIAFKILSCLIAIAFILILFSSLNQQNDSYHDEFISVETVRQIEEEIQSGTLVNLNNFKYEINNDICKRNGRELIGIIIVTCYVGHDELRAAHRRAIPQGKLIEMGFSRVFLLAEIPKTEKYITQSQVLDENKKFGDILQGNFMEAYRNLTYKHIMGLKWASTNCFRAKFIIKMDDDVVYDVFHLKNYLESLEIKGFPKSFMAGYILDNKTPIRLTANKWFVTRDEYASDVYPAYLSGWLYITNPNTTLQLVRQSQTEKFFWIDDTWVTGVLRDQLSIPLIKLNSWFSSNADFLDCCVRDLKDFNYECEYFVGPNGGDTKLIVEFLHGIEKCYFDECNKRSPEHSLKQTCVASAKQFIPDHGDALIRAVKL